The Temnothorax longispinosus isolate EJ_2023e chromosome 7, Tlon_JGU_v1, whole genome shotgun sequence genome contains a region encoding:
- the LOC139816882 gene encoding uncharacterized protein, with translation METVKYYANFIDPHWITVVATGLYTHLRQICIIGLCFEEENILPFDPSYASVLFVFSVLCLLAEYRLWPVTLKEPPIQLLYIYEMLIAALSTNLAIHMVWIPMMHAIYCLTQESSKWLTWLNTAMGLDSYSWLTFFADYMARDYAATYMAFCMSLLSFVWMLDATESLDTFLDTWSK, from the exons ATGGAAACTGTAAAATACTACGCGAACTTCATAGATCCTCACTGGATTACCGTAGTGGCGACAGGATTGTATACGCATTTGCGACAGATCTGCATAATCGGTCTGTGTTTCGAGGAGGAAAACATCTTGCCTTTTGATCCATCATATGCGTCGGTACTCTTTGTGTTCTCGGTTTTATGTCTATTAGCGGAATACAGACTGTGGCCCGTAACTCTTAAAGAACCACCAATTCAGCTACTATACATTTATGAA ATGTTAATAGCTGCATTGAGTACGAATTTGGCGATCCATATGGTATGGATACCAATGATGCATGCAATTTATTGTCTAACTCAAGAATCCAGTAAGTGG ttgACATGGTTGAATACTGCTATGGGCCTGGACAGCTACTCTTGGTTAACCTTCTTCGCGGATTACATGGCTAGAGACTACGCAGCCACGTACATGGCATTTTGCATGTCGCTATTGTCGTTCGTGTGGATGCTGGACGCCACTGAATCCCTGGACACATTTCTGGATACGTGGAGCAAGTAG
- the LOC139816032 gene encoding juvenile hormone acid O-methyltransferase-like, with protein sequence MGSPKSYITSDELQKCNMLSIIDEFSEDLKDVRGKCMDIGCGPGDITKDFLLPNLSLDAQIIGTDISDSMIKYANKTFKDEKRLHFEVLDIQTKNLPKKYISEFNHIFLFHSLHWCNDIRQAFKNIYQMLRSNGTILLYIAASHDSCEVLRILERDIRFTQYIPDKIKNIYPFQDSNNARKDLKELLQSVGFTIHHCSLRERSYSEENSRQYLNSLISILTFLEDMPQDLMEEFKNTLTCEFLKRKINYKSIYNNQKLTLDLYKVLVVYAQKI encoded by the exons ATGGGAAGTCCAAAAAGCTACATTACATCTGACGAACTACAAAAGTGTAATATGTTATCTATAATCGATGAGTTTAGTGAAGATTTAAAGGATGtacgtggaaagtgtatggaCATTGGTTGTGGTCCTGGAGATATAACAAAAGATTTTTTGTTGCCAAATCTTAGCTTAGATGCACAAATAATTG GTACGGATATTTCGGACAGCATGATCAAATATGcgaataaaacatttaaggACGAAAAACGGCTCCACTTCGAAGTATTGGATATTCAAACTAAAAATCtacctaaaaaatatatttctgaatttaatcatatatttttgtttcactCTTTGCATTGGTGCAATGACATTCG aCAAgcctttaaaaatatatatcaaatgcTACGATCCAATGGAACTATACTTTTGTATATAGCAGCATCTCATGATTCGTGTGAAGTTCTCAGAATTTTGGAGCGGGACATCCGCTTTACACAATATATAccg gataagataaaaaacatttatccGTTTCAAGATTCGAACAATGCTCGCAAAGACTTAAAAGAATTACTTCAAAGTGTCGGATTTACAATTCACCATTGCAGTCTTCGGGAGAGGAGCTATTCTGAAGAAAACTCGAGACAGTATTTAA acTCGTTAATATCCATCTTAACATTTCTTGAAGACATGCCACAAGATCTGATGGAAGAATTCAAGAATACACTTACATGtgaatttctaaaaagaaaaattaactataaatcaatatataataatcaaaaacttacattagatttatataaagtattagtAGTTTACGCACAAAAGATATAA
- the LOC139816281 gene encoding aromatic-L-amino-acid decarboxylase-like, which yields MDPDSFKDYANEMAEYITNYLENIRDRRVLPTVEPGYMKPLLPSEAPQTPEQWQDIMADIERVIMPGVTHWQSPKFHAYFPTAQSYPSILADMLSGAIACIGFSWISSPACTELEVIVLNWLGKMLDLPKEFLACSGGKGGGVIQGSASEATLIALLGAKAKKIKQVKEQHPDWMKNEIVGKLVAYCSCQAHSSVERAGLFGGVKFRQLEVDEKHKLRGDTFADAIRKDKEQGFIPFYAVATLGTTIGCAFDRLDEMGIVANREDIWLHVDAAYAGSAFICPEFRYLMKGIEMADSFDFNPHKWMLVNFDCSTMWLKDPTYIINAFNVDTLYLKYDMQGSAPDYRHWQIPLGRRFRSLKLWFVLRLYGVENLQKFIRSHVAQAHEFEALVLSDPRFEIVGEVLMGLICFRLKGSNELNEALLKRINGAGNIHLVPSKIKDTYFLRLVVCSRFSESKDIQYSWKEIKLRANEILEEQSVSK from the exons ATGGATCCCGATAGCTTCAAGGATTACGCCAACGAGATGGCGGAATACATCAcaaattatttggaaaatattagAGACAG GAGAGTCTTGCCAACAGTAGAACCAGGATACATGAAACCCCTCTTGCCATCCGAAGCGCCACAAACCCCTGAACAGTGGCAAGATATAATGGCCGATATCGAACGAGTAATAATGCCAGGC GTTACTCATTGGCAGAGTCCAAAATTTCACGCATACTTTCCCACTGCGCAATCGTATCCCTCGATTCTAGCCGATATGTTAAGCGGAGCTATTGCGTGTATTGGATTTTCATGG ATCTCGAGTCCAGCTTGTACTGAACTAGAAGTGATCGTATTAAATTGGCTGGGAAAAATGCTGGATTTGCCGAAGGAATTTCTTGCCTGCAGCGGTGGGAAAGGCGGTGGCGTAATTCAG GGCTCCGCTAGCGAAGCTACTTTGATAGCGTTACTAGGAGCGAAGGCTAAAAAGATAAAGCAAGTTAAAGAACAACATCCCGATTGGATGAAAAACGAGATCGTCGGCAAATTAGTCGCATACTGTTCTT GCCAAGCACATAGTTCAGTTGAACGCGCTGGACTTTTCGGTGGAGTAAAGTTCAGACAATTGGAAGTCGATGAAAAACATAAGCTGCGCGGCGACACATTTGCCGATGCAATCAGAAAGGATAAAGAACAAGGATTCATACCGTTTTAC GCCGTCGCTACTTTGGGTACCACTATCGGTTGCGCCTTTGATCGTCTCGATGAAATGGGTATCGTAGCGAATCGTGAAGACATTTGGTTGCATGTGGACGCTGCTTATGcag GATCCGCTTTTATCTGTCCGGAATTCAGATATTTAATGAAAGGCATCGAAATGGCGGATTCATTTGATTTCAATCCTCATAAATGGATGTTAGTTAACTTCGACTGCTCTACCATGTGGCTTAAGGATCCGACATACATCATAAACGCTTTCAATGTCGATACTTTGTATCTCAAGTACGATATGCAGGGTTCAGCGCCGGATTATAGG CATTGGCAGATTCCACTTGGACGTAGATTTCGATCTCTGAAACTTTGGTTCGTATTGAGGCTCTATGGGGTCGAGAACCTTCAAAAGTTTATCAGATCACACGTCGCTCAAGCACACGAATTCGAGGCACTAGTTCTTTCCGATCCTCGCTTCGAAATCGTGGGCGAAGTTCTCATGGGATTGATTTGCTTCCGATTAAAG gGATCCAACGAACTCAATGAAGCCCTGCTAAAGAGGATTAACGGTGCGGGAAATATCCATCTCGTTCCGTCGAAGATAAAGGACACGTACTTCCTGCGACTCGTTGTCTGCTCTAGATTCAGCGAGAGCAAGGATATACAGTATTCCTGGAAGGAGATCAAGCTGAGAGCCAACGAGATACTTGAGGAGCAATCGGTTTCGAAGTGA